The following are from one region of the Mycolicibacterium diernhoferi genome:
- the leuD gene encoding 3-isopropylmalate dehydratase small subunit has translation MQAFDTHTGIGVPLRRSNVDTDQIIPAVYLKRVTRTGFEDGLFAAWRTDPSFILNLAPFDKGSVLVAGPDFGTGSSREHAVWALMDYGFRVVISPRFADIFRGNAGKAGLLAAEVSHDDVELLWKLIEQNPGLEITVNLQDRTIAAGTVLLPFTIDDYTAWRLLEGLDDIGLTLRKQAEIEEYERHRPSFKPRTLPA, from the coding sequence ATGCAAGCTTTTGACACCCACACCGGGATCGGCGTTCCGCTGCGCCGGTCCAATGTCGACACCGACCAGATCATCCCGGCGGTGTATTTGAAGCGGGTCACCCGAACGGGTTTCGAGGACGGTCTGTTCGCGGCATGGCGCACCGATCCGTCCTTCATTCTGAATTTGGCGCCATTCGACAAGGGATCCGTTTTGGTGGCCGGCCCCGATTTCGGCACCGGATCCTCCCGGGAACACGCCGTCTGGGCGCTCATGGATTACGGCTTCCGGGTCGTCATCTCGCCGCGGTTCGCCGATATTTTCCGGGGCAATGCCGGCAAGGCGGGCCTTTTGGCGGCCGAAGTTTCCCACGACGATGTCGAACTTCTTTGGAAGCTGATCGAGCAGAATCCGGGCCTGGAAATCACTGTCAATCTTCAAGATCGAACCATTGCCGCCGGAACGGTCCTGCTGCCGTTCACGATTGATGACTACACCGCCTGGAGGCTGCTCGAGGGGCTCGACGATATAGGCCTTACGCTGCGGAAACAGGCCGAAATCGAGGAATACGAGCGGCACCGTCCGAGCTTCAAACCGAGGACTCTTCCGGCCTGA
- a CDS encoding HU family DNA-binding protein — MNKAELIDALTTKLGTDRRQATAAVENIVDTIVRAVHKGESVTITGFGVFEQRRRAARVARNPRTGETVKVKPTSVPAFRPGAQFKAVVSGAQRLPADGPAVKRGVAAAPAKRGAAKKAAVKKAVAKKAAPAVKKAAVKKAVAKKAAPAVKKAAVKKAVAKKAAPAVKKAAVKKAVAKKAAPAVKKAAVKKAVAKKAAPAAKKAPAKKAPAKRGGRK, encoded by the coding sequence ATGAACAAAGCAGAGCTCATCGACGCACTCACAACCAAGTTGGGCACCGATCGTCGACAGGCTACTGCCGCGGTTGAGAACATCGTCGACACGATCGTGCGTGCGGTGCACAAGGGTGAGAGCGTCACGATTACCGGCTTCGGCGTTTTCGAGCAGCGTCGCCGCGCCGCCCGTGTGGCTCGCAACCCGCGCACCGGTGAGACCGTCAAGGTCAAGCCGACGTCGGTTCCGGCCTTCCGGCCCGGCGCTCAGTTCAAGGCGGTTGTCTCTGGCGCGCAGCGTCTCCCGGCAGACGGCCCCGCCGTCAAGCGCGGTGTGGCCGCGGCTCCGGCCAAGCGTGGCGCCGCCAAGAAGGCTGCTGTCAAGAAGGCTGTCGCCAAGAAGGCCGCTCCCGCGGTGAAGAAGGCTGCTGTCAAGAAGGCTGTCGCCAAGAAGGCCGCTCCCGCGGTGAAGAAGGCTGCTGTCAAGAAGGCTGTCGCCAAGAAGGCCGCTCCCGCGGTGAAGAAGGCTGCTGTCAAGAAGGCTGTCGCCAAGAAGGCCGCTCCCGCGGTCAAGAAGGCTGCTGTCAAGAAGGCTGTCGCCAAGAAGGCCGCTCCCGCGGCCAAGAAGGCTCCGGCCAAGAAGGCTCCCGCCAAGCGCGGCGGCCGCAAGTAA
- a CDS encoding NUDIX hydrolase: MGVDVSDSSTRKTATGPHSAGAVVHAAGAVLWREHAGRTEVAIVHRPRYDDWSLPKGKVDPGEAHPVTAVREIREETGFHSRLGRRLAVISYPVEDTVKRVVYWAAGAGDGEFIANEEVDELLWLTPKEAMKRLQYAHDRKVLRRFAKVPADTQTTIIVRHARAGSRSKYKGEDWKRPLDKLGRAQAESLVGQLLAFGATELHAAPRVRCQQTLAPLAQELGTEIGVEPSLTEEAYAQNRKAARARILEIAAASAEATPVICTQGKVIPDLIAWWCERDGVRPDKSRNRKGSTWVLSSVGGRLVAADHIGSPLAVKT; the protein is encoded by the coding sequence ATGGGAGTTGATGTGTCGGACAGCTCGACCCGCAAGACCGCGACGGGGCCACACTCCGCTGGTGCGGTGGTGCACGCCGCCGGCGCCGTGCTGTGGCGCGAACATGCGGGACGAACCGAGGTCGCCATCGTGCACCGACCCCGCTATGACGACTGGTCCCTACCGAAGGGCAAGGTGGACCCGGGCGAGGCCCATCCGGTCACCGCGGTGCGGGAGATCCGGGAGGAGACCGGTTTTCACAGCCGTCTCGGCCGCCGGCTGGCCGTCATCAGTTATCCGGTGGAAGACACCGTGAAACGGGTCGTGTACTGGGCCGCCGGTGCCGGTGACGGTGAGTTCATCGCCAACGAGGAAGTCGACGAGCTGCTCTGGCTCACCCCCAAGGAGGCGATGAAGCGGCTGCAGTACGCCCACGACCGGAAGGTACTGCGACGCTTCGCCAAAGTGCCGGCCGATACCCAGACGACGATCATCGTGCGCCATGCCCGGGCCGGGTCCCGATCCAAGTACAAAGGTGAGGACTGGAAACGGCCCCTGGACAAGCTCGGACGCGCGCAGGCCGAATCGCTGGTGGGGCAACTGCTCGCGTTCGGAGCGACCGAACTGCACGCCGCGCCTCGGGTGCGGTGTCAGCAGACCCTGGCACCACTGGCCCAGGAACTCGGTACCGAGATCGGTGTCGAGCCCTCGCTGACCGAGGAGGCCTACGCCCAGAACCGCAAGGCCGCCCGTGCCCGCATTCTGGAGATCGCCGCCGCGTCCGCCGAAGCGACACCGGTGATCTGCACCCAGGGCAAGGTGATTCCCGATCTCATCGCGTGGTGGTGCGAACGCGACGGTGTGCGTCCGGACAAATCGCGCAACCGCAAGGGCAGCACCTGGGTGCTGTCCTCGGTGGGCGGGCGACTCGTCGCCGCCGACCACATCGGCAGCCCGCTGGCCGTCAAGACCTGA
- a CDS encoding RNA degradosome polyphosphate kinase: MTDAETTTADSDRTATNGVDAVVHPAPDVPPAATAAAVEDALPEDRYLNRELSWLDFNARVLALAADTSLPLLERAKFLAIFSSNLDEFYMVRVAGLKRRDEMGLSVRSADGLSPREQLRRIGERTQQISSRHAQVFRESVRPALAEKGILIVSWSDLEDDEHAALSSYFTEQVFPVLTPLAVDPAHPFPFVSGLSLNLAVTVRNPDDRTQHFARVKVPDNVDRFVELPRREGADGTPGPLRFLPLEELIGAYLSVLFPGLEIVEQHAFRITRNADFEVAEDRDEDLLQALERELARRRFGSPVRLEVADDMTENMLELLLRELDVHPGDVIEVPGLLDLSSLWQIYGVDRPDLKDRPFVPATPAAFGERETPKSIFSTLRDGDVLVHHPYDSFSTTVQRFVEQAAADPNVLAIKQTLYRTSGDSPIVNALIDAAEAGKQVVALVEIKARFDEQANIKWARKLEQAGVHVVYGLVGLKTHCKTALVVRREGSTIRRYCHIGTGNYNPKTARLYEDVGLLTASPDIGADLTDLFNSLTGYSRKDSYRNLLVAPHGVRRGIVERIEREAVAHRERGNGRIRLKANALVDEQVIDALYRASAAGVRVEVVVRGICALRPGQPDLSENIVVRSILGRFLEHSRIIHFHAINEFWIGSADMMHRNLDRRVEVMAQVKDPRLTAQLDEMFESTMDPATRCWELQSDGRWTALPLPGHTVRDHQVALMAKHRSP, translated from the coding sequence ATGACGGACGCCGAGACGACGACTGCTGACTCCGACCGGACAGCGACGAACGGTGTGGACGCCGTGGTGCACCCGGCCCCCGATGTGCCGCCTGCGGCCACCGCCGCCGCCGTCGAGGACGCCCTGCCCGAGGACCGCTATCTCAACCGGGAGCTGAGCTGGCTGGACTTCAACGCCCGGGTGCTCGCACTGGCCGCCGACACCTCGCTGCCGCTGCTGGAGCGGGCGAAGTTCCTGGCCATCTTCTCTTCCAATCTCGATGAGTTCTACATGGTGCGGGTGGCCGGCCTGAAGCGCCGCGACGAGATGGGTCTGTCGGTGCGCTCGGCCGACGGCCTGTCACCGCGGGAACAGTTGCGCCGCATCGGTGAGCGGACCCAGCAGATCTCCAGCCGGCATGCGCAGGTGTTCCGGGAATCGGTGCGCCCCGCGCTGGCCGAGAAGGGCATCCTCATCGTCAGCTGGTCGGACCTGGAGGACGACGAGCACGCGGCGTTGTCCTCCTATTTCACCGAGCAGGTGTTCCCGGTGCTGACACCGCTGGCGGTGGACCCGGCGCACCCGTTCCCCTTCGTCAGCGGTCTGAGCCTGAATCTGGCCGTCACGGTGCGCAACCCCGATGACCGCACCCAGCACTTCGCCCGCGTCAAGGTGCCCGACAACGTGGACCGGTTCGTGGAACTGCCCCGGCGTGAGGGCGCCGACGGCACCCCCGGCCCGCTGCGGTTCCTGCCGCTGGAGGAACTCATCGGCGCGTACCTGTCGGTGCTGTTCCCGGGTCTGGAAATCGTGGAGCAGCATGCATTCCGCATCACCCGCAACGCCGACTTCGAGGTCGCCGAGGACCGTGACGAGGACCTTTTGCAGGCGCTGGAGCGCGAACTGGCGCGACGCCGGTTCGGGTCACCGGTGCGCCTCGAGGTCGCCGACGACATGACCGAGAACATGCTCGAGCTGCTGTTGCGCGAACTCGACGTGCATCCCGGTGATGTGATCGAGGTGCCGGGACTGCTCGACCTTTCGTCGCTGTGGCAGATCTACGGGGTGGACCGGCCCGACCTCAAGGACCGGCCGTTCGTGCCCGCCACCCCGGCGGCGTTCGGCGAGCGCGAGACACCCAAGAGCATCTTCTCCACACTGCGCGACGGCGATGTGCTCGTGCATCACCCGTATGACTCCTTCTCCACGACGGTGCAGCGGTTCGTCGAGCAGGCGGCCGCGGACCCGAACGTGCTGGCGATCAAGCAGACCCTGTACCGCACATCCGGTGACTCCCCGATCGTCAACGCGCTCATCGACGCCGCCGAGGCCGGCAAGCAGGTGGTCGCGCTCGTCGAGATCAAGGCACGCTTCGACGAGCAGGCCAACATCAAGTGGGCCCGCAAGCTTGAGCAGGCCGGCGTGCACGTGGTGTACGGGCTCGTCGGACTGAAGACGCACTGCAAGACCGCGCTGGTGGTGCGCCGGGAGGGGTCGACCATACGCCGGTACTGCCATATCGGCACCGGCAACTACAACCCGAAAACCGCTCGGCTGTATGAGGATGTCGGTTTGCTGACCGCCTCACCCGACATCGGCGCGGACCTGACAGATCTGTTCAACTCGCTGACCGGGTACTCCCGCAAGGATTCCTACCGCAATCTGCTGGTCGCCCCGCACGGTGTCCGCAGGGGCATCGTCGAGCGCATCGAACGGGAGGCCGTCGCGCACCGCGAGCGCGGCAACGGGCGAATCCGGCTGAAGGCCAATGCTCTGGTCGACGAGCAGGTGATCGACGCGCTGTACCGGGCGTCGGCCGCCGGGGTCCGGGTCGAGGTGGTGGTGCGCGGGATCTGCGCGCTGCGTCCGGGCCAGCCCGATCTTTCCGAGAACATCGTGGTGCGCTCGATCCTCGGCCGTTTTCTGGAACACTCCCGAATTATTCACTTCCACGCCATCAACGAGTTCTGGATCGGCAGCGCGGACATGATGCACCGTAACCTCGACCGCCGGGTCGAGGTGATGGCACAGGTCAAGGATCCCCGTCTGACCGCCCAGTTGGACGAGATGTTCGAATCCACCATGGATCCGGCGACCAGATGCTGGGAGCTCCAATCGGATGGGCGGTGGACGGCGCTGCCGCTGCCCGGCCACACCGTGCGCGACCACCAGGTCGCGCTGATGGCGAAACACCGATCGCCCTAG
- the cofC gene encoding 2-phospho-L-lactate guanylyltransferase produces MTGTSARPEVGLLIAVKRLTAAKTRLAPVLSASAREHLVLAMLMDTVSAAAAVPAVSSITVVTPDPDAAAAARDLGAHALLDPTPAGHPDPLNNALRAAETAGTTANTVVLQGDLPALKPHELAEALASAERHARSFVGDRHGTGTSALFAFGVPLDPCFGTESTQRHTDSGAVPLTGSWPGLRCDIDTPDDLTAALTLGLGPATRRVVGALPCTGSDG; encoded by the coding sequence ATGACGGGCACCAGCGCGCGGCCGGAGGTCGGCTTGCTGATCGCGGTGAAGCGATTGACCGCGGCCAAGACACGGCTGGCACCGGTGCTCTCCGCTTCGGCGCGGGAGCATCTGGTGCTGGCCATGCTGATGGACACCGTCTCGGCGGCCGCCGCGGTTCCGGCCGTGAGTTCGATCACCGTCGTGACCCCCGACCCGGATGCCGCCGCGGCGGCCCGCGACCTCGGTGCCCACGCCCTGCTCGATCCGACCCCGGCCGGCCATCCCGACCCGCTCAACAACGCGCTGCGCGCCGCCGAAACCGCCGGTACCACCGCCAACACCGTTGTCCTGCAAGGTGACCTGCCGGCCCTCAAACCGCACGAGCTGGCCGAGGCACTGGCCTCCGCCGAGCGGCACGCGCGCAGTTTCGTCGGGGACCGGCACGGCACCGGAACCTCGGCGTTGTTCGCGTTCGGGGTGCCGCTGGACCCGTGCTTCGGCACGGAATCCACACAGCGGCATACGGATTCGGGGGCGGTGCCGTTGACCGGCAGCTGGCCGGGGTTGCGCTGCGACATCGACACCCCCGATGACCTCACGGCCGCGCTGACGCTGGGGCTCGGTCCGGCCACCCGGCGGGTGGTGGGCGCACTGCCCTGCACCGGCAGCGATGGCTGA
- a CDS encoding NAD(P)H-dependent glycerol-3-phosphate dehydrogenase — protein sequence MVEAAVMGAGAWGTALAKVLADAGNDVRLWTRRAELADEINATRRNPDYLGDIALPAGIRATGDAAEALDGACTVLLGVPSQTLRPNLESWKQLISPDATLVSLAKGIELETLMRMSQVITQVTGADPARVAVVTGPNLAKEVADEQPAATVIACTDSGRAVALQRAMSTAYFRPYTNSDVVGAEIGGACKNVIALACGMAAGVGLGENTSAAIITRGLAEIMRLGIALGAKGSTLAGLAGVGDLVATCTSPQSRNRSFGERLGKGGSMESALSAAQGHVAEGATSCQSVLALASSYDVEMPLTDAVHRVCHRGLSVEQAVMLLLGRSTKPE from the coding sequence GTGGTCGAAGCCGCAGTAATGGGAGCCGGTGCGTGGGGGACAGCGCTGGCCAAGGTGCTTGCCGATGCCGGGAACGACGTGAGGTTGTGGACCCGCCGGGCCGAGCTCGCCGACGAGATCAATGCCACCCGGCGCAATCCGGACTACCTCGGGGACATCGCGCTGCCGGCCGGCATCCGGGCCACCGGTGACGCGGCCGAAGCGCTGGACGGCGCCTGCACGGTGCTGCTGGGTGTGCCGTCGCAGACGCTGCGTCCCAACCTCGAGTCCTGGAAGCAGCTGATCTCCCCGGACGCCACCCTGGTCAGTCTCGCCAAGGGCATCGAGCTGGAGACCCTGATGCGGATGAGCCAGGTGATCACCCAGGTCACCGGCGCCGACCCGGCGCGGGTCGCGGTGGTGACGGGGCCGAACCTGGCCAAGGAGGTCGCCGACGAGCAGCCTGCCGCCACCGTGATCGCGTGCACCGACTCCGGCCGTGCGGTCGCGCTGCAGCGGGCCATGTCCACCGCCTACTTCCGGCCCTACACGAACTCCGATGTGGTCGGCGCCGAGATCGGCGGGGCCTGCAAGAACGTCATCGCGCTGGCCTGCGGGATGGCCGCCGGCGTCGGCCTCGGCGAGAACACCTCGGCCGCCATCATCACCCGCGGGTTGGCGGAGATCATGCGGTTGGGAATCGCTTTGGGGGCCAAGGGGTCAACGCTGGCCGGCCTGGCCGGCGTCGGTGACCTGGTGGCCACCTGCACCTCACCCCAATCGCGCAACCGGTCCTTCGGTGAGCGGCTGGGCAAGGGCGGGTCGATGGAGTCGGCGCTGAGCGCCGCGCAGGGCCATGTCGCCGAGGGCGCCACGTCGTGCCAGTCGGTGCTGGCGCTCGCCTCGAGTTACGACGTGGAGATGCCGCTCACCGATGCCGTGCATCGGGTGTGCCATCGCGGGCTGTCCGTCGAGCAGGCGGTCATGCTGCTTCTGGGTCGCAGTACCAAACCGGAGTGA